CGACGTCAGGATCCGGCTCCATTCGCCGGCGATCTGATCACGCGCGATCGCCGCGGGATCGGGCGGCGACTCGAGCAGGTCCACCACGAGCCAGGCCGGGCCCATCCCGACGCCGGGGGAGATCGCGGCGCCCGTGAAGGTCGTGGGGTCGCGGCCGGGTGGGATGACGTTCGGATCGTCCTGGGTCATGGGAGGGTGGGTATCGACGGGCTCGGTCTTGTCCGAGGAGAATTGCTGGATTCTTCGGCGCGGGCAAGAAGCGCGGCGGCCGAACGCCCGGACGGGGCGGCCTTGCCGGTCCGGCCGTAGGCGAGGCTCGTCCGCCGGCCGTAGGCAACCCGTGGGTTGCGTCATTCAGCGCCACGCTATATGAAGGCAACCAGGAGGTTGCCTACGATGACGAGCACCGACCGCATCGAGAAGAGGATCCTCTTACGTGCACCGCGATCACGGGTCTGGCGGGCGCTCACCGACGCCCGGGAGTTCGGCGCGTGGTTCCGCGTCGCGCTCGAGGGCCCATTCGCCGAGGGCACGACCGTACGGGGCAGGATCACGTATCCGGGGTACGAGCACGTGACGATGGAGATGCTGATCGAACGCATGGATCCCGAGCGGCTGTTCTCGTACCGCTGGCACCCGTACGCGGTCAGCCCCGACGTCGACTACTCTGCGGAGCCGACGACCCTCGTCGAGTTTCGGCTGGAGGAAGCTGCGGGCGGCACGCTGCTGACCATCGTGGAGTCGGGCTTCGACCGGCTTCCGAGCGAACGCCGGGCGGAGGCGTTCCGGATGAACGACCGTGGCTGGGCCGAGCAGACGGAGAACATCGCCCGTCATGTCGCGACGGCGTAGCGCTGGGCTGGCCGGCGCTGCGCCGGTCTTCGCGGCGCTCGGGGACGAGACGCGT
This is a stretch of genomic DNA from Deltaproteobacteria bacterium. It encodes these proteins:
- a CDS encoding vanillate O-demethylase oxidoreductase VanB, with the translated sequence MTSTDRIEKRILLRAPRSRVWRALTDAREFGAWFRVALEGPFAEGTTVRGRITYPGYEHVTMEMLIERMDPERLFSYRWHPYAVSPDVDYSAEPTTLVEFRLEEAAGGTLLTIVESGFDRLPSERRAEAFRMNDRGWAEQTENIARHVATA